Below is a window of Ischnura elegans chromosome 1, ioIscEleg1.1, whole genome shotgun sequence DNA.
tttcaaaaaatttcccccctggttttggaccctcccctgaaaaaaattcctggctagcCTAATGCACCACATTAACcttattaagatttaaaaaaacagtgaCTAACCTGCAATTCTCTTGATCTCTTAATATCAACATTCTTCTCCCTAATGCAAGCATCCAAGCACCATGTAAATTTGTGGCATGGGTCAACAGATATAATATCCTGAAAGAAAGCATACATTCTGAAAAATGTCAGCTTTACAAACACTCATTAAGTTGAGTGCTTTTGTCTCATTACCTGAACTTCGAGATCATGAAGAGCCATTAACAACTCCGCCCTCAAAGTACAATAATGCACATTGTGGGTCCTAAGAAAGAGAGTCCTAAGAAACTGCAGCACCATATCATACAGCTTTACACTACTCCCAATCATGTGAGCAAGTTTCTGAACAACTTCACCTTGACGGCGAACCTGAAAgaaataattgcaacaaaaaatgagaCACGTAAATAatatatgacaaaaaaatttcaataacttttacaAAGTTCATTTCTAAGTCCAAATTGTGCCCCTGCACATAGTAAAACTTTTAACAAATGCAAAGAGCTACATGAAGCACTGATAAACTACAGTATGTAACAATAGACTACATTTTGTATCATTAACATTTGATTCGTCTCACTGACAAAACTGTAAGCTAGGGACATATCTATATTATGGGAGGCAAAGGGGATCAAACCGCCTTCCTGATACATATATGAAGATCTACGTATGCCACTGTTAAAAGCTCAAAGTGCTCAAATAtgaatggggaattttcacattttttgaaaactatgtcaaaatgtagtaaacctctaggaaagaatatctaccgggggaaatttcaatacaagcgttagttttcaagatattaaaggtcaaagtggaggagtggggggtgcgaacgaaagtagtgtgtccaagaggagtgacgtcatttctccccaaacagagttgctaacgtccgacgcgtggagcttcgagattgttgcagtatacgtacgccaggaagacggtatgtttacctacgtgaagtgctgtttataatatcgaataataaatattgcgtggtgcctatgcgctcaaatacatctcgaaattctaataaaatattcgtccttatgtcgaataattaagcgagaagaaagaagtgggttaaggcgatgaagaggaagaaagatctgtcgacgaaaacgacgggatttgttcgtgaagatcactttaccttaagtaattacgactgaattatgctgagaaatgacttgagcgtgtggtgcggaggacgtgcagttgccctgttcgcgcagtacccgcctgtcgcttgcatgctgtttttgctgagttatcgtagATTGACAGCCCTCGTAGTACtcgatgtcttataattattgtatgttttgaattcgtcaatgattaatcatgataagaatacttaaagggtacatacagtaggctaccctccctctctccgaaatcaattgattcacatgcatagtattccaactgaactccctcgaaaccatatttgATACCTAGCAGTGTATAActtgtaagaaactcactgatgcataatcactacctcctcaaatcaactgacttagagccataggaggaaatacaacctgaggaagtggtggaaagtcgaggtcaggaaaagtcatgccaattgaaaccagaaccaaaaattgttggtgttcagaaaagaaacctgtttccgccaatgctgctacttctcctatgaatatgataagtgactgacatggaatcagacagggagatatgtagccaaagggtcaagtttattgtgtttttcttggaaaaaaggcagcattgtatttaagagtagattgtgaaaattattttattgtcgatatgctatcaggaaagactgggttacctgttattggtatgttcaggaaaattagactcaacaaatccttcaatattttagcctagaagatctcaatgtctcaccctcgacagcggcacgatatttctctgcttccattattccggtggctaggtttttgaaaaatctagttttttgggttaacaaaaataagatgttacttaacacattcaatgcggatgatattttcaccgaaacctccagtgacggatgggtgattttccttcaaaacggtggtcttggaagtaatactacagaatttgcaattttttttgtttctatttcaagcaatttgtaaaaaaccctaatgacatacatgtatgccacccgtcaccagtaattgacaattcacgcaacccgcattacacacatgcaattttccttgtatgaaggagtgaacttttcatatttccgtttataatacttcttctaccattgattccttaggttaatggcggaaatatcttggaattagtctttacgtgtattttttttgtttcaactgccgtagatttaattttttcaagtcacagaagtagaacacacaatgaacggcaagaaaaatataaatttatgggataaaaatttttaaaatctatgttacctcagagttattgcaaaattgaaacatttcaataaaaattctcacaaatttttatgatatatttgaaagcaaggccttagacagagccctggttgaccctcacattctgggcaaattgcagtcactgtcctatggatgccttcacggttagcggagaaatgaaaagcctgcatcattcctaaaaacctatcacggcacattttctcccgaatatcggtactcacactaattctgacctccaatcgttagaaatcgtcttaaccctaattgcgcccatttggagaagaaggcccagccaagtttccagttctccctgtccaacagcttccaatccattatgcccttagtgaaggcccttggtgaaggatttcggaggaaaatgctttccgcatttttctccgtctacgagaggattatttcaaagaaaatatcatttgcaagttgaaataatccctgggagtgccgctgatagggagggactccaaccttgagccttaaaaattatccagcaaaatagtaaaatttgtgtaatggagtgttgcatatgtgattaataccttagtttttatgaaaattaagactgtattgACCTTCACAATGAATTATTGAAtgatgtattaatgacctacaaaatgaaaacaccataatgatcagaggacaagtaattgatgcggagcaatgactgagaaaatatgccgtaaaattaggaaaaaaacccaaattatgtaaaaaaacgtaatttgcaataattattttaaaattattaataaagtataaaatacgaccttttggaccgcatggaaacattttggaatacaatagtaagttttgagacgggaatacacgttattaacaaaaactaagtctgataataatttttgtggttgcacataagatatgaataaattaaaaaataagataaaaatactatttcaaagGTAAAGgcaaaataatggttaaatgccgtaatacttaaaatacctctgagtctattcttttccgcaatttcgtttacaaagctaaggaaacaaataaacgagtaaaaaaatacagaccaatactatagataatgtaatgcagtgttgcatacgccattaatatgttatttttttatgaaaaggaagaaaatctgcaactaacccaacacgtatgaataactcagaaaatgaaataaaatcgaattgaatagaggattggtaattgacctagggaaacgaatggAAAAATATGCCGTAAtagtaggaaaaagacccaaaaaaaatcacccaggataaacgtaatttgcattaataaaaaatattcctagcaaaagaaattcaaatataacatcattaactgaaacaccgcactaagatcatttttttataatgtagtgagtacgaaacggggataaatatctttaataaaaaagttagtctaatcataatttttgtgatagcacataacatatgaataaattaaaaatgaaggtaaaaaaaccaattaaaaaaaataatccatatgtaagacatgattatgatatttacgataagaatgatgaaaaagagtcgaaggaaatgaaaagaaaactctcaacctgccaaattgttccaaaaacagcagtaaagtaaacaaaaaaacattaaaaatgaaggaacacgtagaactagaaacggacccttccgcaatggtgtaaggtcaatcccgaactgcgggagggtgaaaaagtaacgctaggcgcgctcggagcaccctagtgaccagcggaataacgtactcccgaagacatacatttatgtcatccgcctgagtggaaaagccctcatgacatacatatatgtcatccgcactgaatgtgttaatatgccaattccctttcctgctcgccttcacatgtagagtcaactattgattgtttagaaatagaaatagaaaagccaggtaacccaatttggcaaagtttaacctgaattggagcataaaaaaatagatcagtactcactgcagtgagtgacattttctattgtatAGATCAGTTGtttttactgcgatcagtataacaaattgcgcttagtttattacgctgcgataggtataaagtaaaaaagtgaattgcgaaggaaactctaaatccgtttttttacagtgctaatcagtgcattatactgctgattgtgaagaaaaatagaaataatgtttttgcaAACGctattatttcaaaaggaatcatttttaacattactataaaattaatgaattgttatatctcaaatatttctatctaaactcaataaaaaaaaatcatatgatacttctttagaaaatttcatttcgaggggtaatggtggccgggcaaCAGACAGTGTCATTCGCATAaactggatttcttgagcaaattctaaaaggctgtggggtaaaagtagatcgcacgttcaaactaactgttcactcattcaagagtttccaagaatgtagagagctctcaagatgaagttaagctaactaagcaaatagaaagctttaggacccatatggagagagtaataagaaaggtcagggaatacaagttgcttgtccttcatcctgcattgacaaccgtttggtgcaaaaaagcaggaatagaggatagctttaaaagacaatcacttctaccataacgatattcgggctctgcctcaatgatggggaaattttttaggaagcgacggaaaatactttgaatgattcatttatcacctttttataaataaagatgtatttttcatttaaaaaacagcgagagattagttgcgcacctaaaACTATTTAACATAAAcgattgaattttgtcataagtttgctaaatagcttataattattttgtaggcttctaatagaagtttcatagctaacatagctgtattatcttatgcttatgcctatcgttaagcagcCACTGTAAAAGCGGCTACAAAAGTTCATAACCGGCcaaaacctgtacacacttcagacagtatgcatacagaacacaccttaaaactgtacatagtatgatgtgcataatgtgtacagaaaaattaccttaaatctgtgcatttcacaacatactgaatcaaaaagctgatatcatacagaaagcaaaaaataataacttgtaccatataaactatatttgcactaactatatgcatcaacatttcatgcagaaattttcaacggaggccgagtagctactactgtattcgtaaaagctggtccagtaatggcaaaataaactagaaaaaagtaccgcgaagccttcacttctctaaaatctgcagccaaaaagtctgggttacttttaaaatataatgccatcattatggaattcacctctgggagataatcgcaacagccttttcacgaaatcgtcttccatttcgcatatattcgatatattcttgttctacgaatacagGAAATGGATAAAATGtacttgacgtgactaaataacgtcataaaatgtctgagagaaaacacggattaaaaaaataccgaaatattcacttactcaacgactgcttcattgtagcttctgcggccgtacatgcaaaacgaaaacgccgtagggagaaatgacgtcaccaacaatcagagctaacttcgcgtttgcagacgcatttcactgttttaaatgaatttcatgataaaatatatggcttacgagaagtttgattggtgaaaatggattcctggtgaaaattgctataagaatcatatattatttcgatgaaaaaaatttcatgcaacttccccattacATGGAACAAACTCATGCTGATAATGTAAATTTACTACTATACGGGCAAGCAGAAAACCTTACCATGAATAGTTAATTCAAACCACAGTTAAAGTTCTGCCTGGTTTTCTCCAAGAAAAATGACAAGTCAAAATTATTGAGCTTGACAGATACATTATATAATCCTCACTTATTAGTGTTTTGCCTCAATGgcaattgaaaaatgaaagaaagaaattacaaACATACGGTTTACagctaatgaaaataaaataagaaaaaaaataaaagacaatgaTAACTAAAttttccttacaaattatttaatatttttgtgcaaacaataaaagtgcatacattaaaaaattctgtaCAAGAAAACAAAACCTTTATATTCTCCTCATTTTTGGTGgttaaaaactaatttataaaGGAAGTTGTACCTTGAATTTAAGCTCAAATGTACAAAAGGATTTTAACCAATCAAGTCTGAATTAgccatttttttagatttttgataGTTTTCAGTTGATGTAAAAATAGGTCCCAGTTTCAAACAAAGTTTACTTCTTTTATCTGACAGAAAGAAATTTCATACATAATCCACAAAGAAACTGAGAGTCCTTTtctgaaaatgttacttttctcatttcttttggaattatattttgaaataaaattatgtatttaccttcggagaggaagaaaaaaatagatttgtgagattttcctggtcaaataatacattttctttctccttaataTACTGACTTAGCAGAGGGGACACTTCGTCACCAAAAAGGGACTGATTATCTTTCCAAATCTGCCTTTTCACTTCAGTGTCAGTATCATTGTAGAGCTCACGATCTTTCACCTATAGAGATTAGAACAAATATGTTCAATTCATACTAGCAAAAATATTGCAAGATATGCGAAAATTTCTGTCCATAATTATCAATAACTTACTAATATCTTTAAGTATTTATCCTCTATGACCGGCGTATTACGCAAAATACACATAATTACGGGTCTCAATGACTTCACAcgaacaacgggaaagcttttgGCTAAAAGGTCTTTCAGTTTCTTATCTCTATCCCTCCCTTCTTTCTGTCCTATTTCGTTGATGTGCTGTATCAGGCGGTCCCTCAATTCCTGCAAAGAGCACAGTGTCTCGTCAATACAGATGTATACTAAACACTGATCCAGGTTCTTTAATAACAATGTGTAGGGAATGCTGCCTCACCTCCAATACTGACGTGTGAAAATCAAGTCGTCTAACTCCATGTAAATCAAGAAGAGGCAACATCGAACGAAGAGATGGCAGTAATATTCCATTTTCCAGCTAAGTTATCATGTGCAAGGGAATACAAATATGGTTAATTAATTCTTAAACAGATATGAGGGCAAAAGCATTGTGATATGTCTTATACATTAtcaattcacacaaaaaattaggAGAAATTTCAAGCACCAAGTCAATTAACGGAATGTAAGCCCAAGAGAGAATAAAATACCTGAAATTCTTCGATAGCTTTCAGAGGATCAGTGCAGCTAGTCAATGCATCACGAAGAAAACTTTGACCAGGGACTCCAACATCTTCTAATCCCGTCCCTGGcatgatggaattttctaagaaTTGATCCGACGACCAAAAGGGATTTTCTTACAGTTACAAATCAGTACTTTCCATTCATGGTGAATGATTTCAAATAATGAATACAAATCCCAGTTTGTTTCCAAAATAGAATAAATGACGAACGAAATTTATCAAGCGACGCTTTTGAAGTTGCGCGTTGCATCGGTTGCGTCGCATTTGGTGCCTTTAATTTGAATTGTTTTGCGTGTGAGTGACGGCTTTATAGTTATTTCGAGGAGCATTTCGTTTTAATATCGACCGTAAATTTATCTAAAATCGGGGATCACATCCGGCAGTGTCGTTGGATGGTGCGGGATGAGATGTTGATGGGAAGATCAAACACGTCGCTTTGAGTTCCCTTCATCTGCTGATTTCTTCTGATATGGATCCTGAAGTGTTTTCTCGTCTGGTTCCTCAAGGCAAAGAGACAATCCGGCCTGCATGTAAGAAATGTGGTTACGCTGGGCATTTGACGTATCAGTGCCGAAACTTCATCAAAGTGGACCCGAACAAGGATATTGTTCTAGATGTTAGTAGCACCAGCACAGATAGCGCTGAGGAATATCTTACTCCTTTGACGGACTTGAGGgaaaaggaattaaagaaaaaagttaaaaaacaaaagaagaagaagaagagcaaAGAGAAAAGCAAGAGCAGAGACAGGTCTCGGTCAAGATCAAAGGACAGTTCAGACTCTGACAGTGATGACAGTGAAAGGAGCAGTAAAAAAAAGCgctcaaagaagaagaagaaagagaaaaagaagaaacgGAGCCATAAAAAAGATTGATATCTTTGTATCTCGTTTgtgtaaaaatgttaaataaaattttattttctatgaagtGGGATGTGCTTAATTATGCAACCCTCTAAGATTTACTTTTAATACCAAGCTGCATCATACGGTGTCCTTAGATCGAATTAATTAATGGTCGCGTTTTCAATGATTTAAAATGTCAGCGAATATGGAATAATATGCGAATACCGTTCAAATTTCCTCACATCTCTCTGTTACAATGTATAGGTACTTGTAAAGACCATCATCATCTCTTCCCCTGTAACTGTGATGATAGTGTATCTAATGCAGTCTTCCCAGATTTTGCACCTTAAGATGGCTTCTCAGCTGAAACAGGTCTGATTTGATCTGTTTCAGTAGTTTTCAATGCAATTACAATTGGAGGAGGCCATTTAATACTATCGCACCATATTCCTTGATTTGGTCATTGTTAGTTATAAGTAAAAGCTCATTTTCCCCAAAGCTTTATCACAAGATGATCTAAGTTTTGGCGAAGCTCGCAATCATCAGGGACATAGCAGGAGAAGACTCAATGTGGTCGTACAAAATTGAGGGCTTGACAAGGGAGACGGTGGAAAGGAAATGGGAGCAGAAATATTAGGCTGTATATGACAAAGATGTTAAGAAATATGGAGGGAGGATTTTGAATGCCTAATGGTCAGAAGGAAACCCTGGAGTCAACCTCTGTCGACAATTGGTTAGGAGTAGGTGTATAATAAGGTCCCAAGCCCCTTATGAAGTGAAGTAGTTTGCATTTGTTTAATGTATCAAGGGTGAGGTCATGACCATGAATTGATACgtcattatttttacttataaaataacATGGGAGATCCTTGTGTAAGAAGAATTAACTAACCA
It encodes the following:
- the LOC124167194 gene encoding protein SREK1IP1-like translates to MDPEVFSRLVPQGKETIRPACKKCGYAGHLTYQCRNFIKVDPNKDIVLDVSSTSTDSAEEYLTPLTDLREKELKKKVKKQKKKKKSKEKSKSRDRSRSRSKDSSDSDSDDSERSSKKKRSKKKKKEKKKKRSHKKD